A single uncultured Methanolobus sp. DNA region contains:
- a CDS encoding cation:proton antiporter: MDLTLFTDIGIIFGLSIVILLLFNRVKLPSVLGFLVTGMLAGPHLLGIISSISEVEALAEIGIILLLFTIGVEMSIQELWEIKRPVLLGGTLQIGTTILLVYYIDIYLGFSSGTALFIGFLISLSSTAIVLKLLQEKAELDTPHGKTSLGILIFQDVMIVPMILITPIIAGAATESGDTFWMFLLKAIGTILIVLASARWIIPSLLYQIAKTRNRELFLLSIVFICLATAWLTSSIGLSLALGAFMAGLIISESEYSHQAMGNIMPFRDIFMSFFFVSIGMLLDISFFTDNVLYLLLLALAVVIIKTATAGLAALVLGYPLRTIIIAGLSLAQVGEFSFVLSTVGLEYSLLDQNMYQIFLAVSIITMAATPFITESSYGISDRASKMVPFQKLINGFYATSIRSNEFDEKLEDHLIIIGYGFNGKTLSHAARNAGIPYVIIETNPETVRHEKKKGEKIIYGDASHEAVLESANVHSARILVVGISDFVATRKIIDMVKNLNPETYIIARTRYISEMKRLTELGADEVIPEEYETSVEIFVRLLKKYMVPEDDIDKFTREIRANGYSMLRKSYSKDQERDFNLKDELPGMEVSTFKVGESCIANGMTLSELGIRNRHKATILAIHRESETITNPDGNISLYSGDICIIFGKPEDLNKIREMFKGASCSI; the protein is encoded by the coding sequence ATGGATCTGACATTATTTACCGACATAGGAATCATTTTCGGACTATCAATAGTTATATTGCTGCTCTTTAACAGAGTTAAACTACCATCAGTACTTGGTTTTCTTGTAACCGGCATGCTGGCAGGGCCTCACTTGCTTGGGATTATAAGCAGCATAAGTGAAGTAGAAGCCCTTGCAGAGATCGGAATAATCCTGCTGCTCTTCACAATTGGCGTGGAAATGTCAATTCAGGAACTCTGGGAAATAAAAAGACCAGTTCTTCTTGGCGGAACCCTGCAAATTGGAACAACTATCCTGCTCGTCTACTATATTGACATCTACCTGGGATTTAGTTCAGGAACAGCACTTTTTATCGGGTTTCTGATTTCCCTGAGCAGTACAGCCATTGTACTTAAGTTACTTCAGGAAAAAGCTGAACTTGATACACCCCATGGAAAAACATCTCTTGGCATCCTCATATTCCAGGATGTGATGATCGTCCCAATGATACTGATAACTCCTATCATTGCAGGAGCAGCTACAGAATCTGGCGATACGTTCTGGATGTTTCTGCTAAAAGCGATTGGCACAATATTAATAGTACTTGCAAGTGCCAGGTGGATCATACCATCATTACTTTACCAGATAGCAAAAACAAGAAACAGGGAATTATTTCTCTTAAGTATCGTCTTTATCTGCCTTGCAACTGCATGGCTTACTTCCAGTATCGGACTCTCACTTGCCCTGGGAGCTTTTATGGCAGGACTCATCATTTCAGAGTCTGAATACAGCCATCAGGCCATGGGTAATATTATGCCCTTCAGGGATATTTTCATGAGCTTTTTCTTTGTATCCATTGGCATGCTGCTGGATATCAGCTTCTTTACAGATAACGTACTTTACCTGCTCTTGTTGGCGCTTGCCGTTGTCATAATAAAGACAGCTACAGCAGGTCTTGCAGCACTTGTGCTTGGATACCCACTTCGAACTATCATCATTGCAGGACTTTCACTGGCGCAGGTCGGAGAATTCTCATTTGTGCTTTCAACCGTCGGACTGGAATATTCCCTGCTTGACCAGAATATGTACCAGATATTCCTTGCCGTTTCCATAATTACCATGGCTGCAACCCCTTTCATCACAGAATCATCCTATGGAATATCGGACAGGGCATCAAAAATGGTGCCTTTCCAGAAACTCATTAACGGTTTCTATGCAACCAGCATTAGATCAAACGAATTTGATGAAAAACTTGAGGACCACCTTATAATCATCGGTTATGGATTCAACGGTAAAACATTATCCCATGCTGCAAGGAATGCAGGTATCCCGTATGTTATCATTGAGACAAATCCTGAAACTGTGCGCCATGAAAAGAAGAAAGGTGAAAAGATCATCTATGGTGATGCCAGCCATGAAGCAGTACTTGAATCTGCAAACGTACATTCTGCAAGGATACTTGTGGTAGGGATTTCTGATTTTGTTGCCACAAGGAAGATAATTGATATGGTAAAGAACCTGAATCCAGAAACATACATCATTGCGAGGACACGCTACATCAGTGAGATGAAAAGGCTTACAGAACTGGGTGCTGACGAAGTTATTCCAGAGGAATACGAAACGTCCGTGGAGATATTTGTTCGCTTGCTAAAAAAATATATGGTTCCGGAAGATGATATTGACAAATTCACACGGGAAATACGAGCCAATGGATATAGCATGCTTCGAAAATCCTATTCAAAGGACCAGGAACGAGACTTCAATCTAAAGGATGAGCTGCCAGGAATGGAGGTAAGCACGTTTAAAGTTGGAGAAAGCTGTATTGCA